A window from Chitinophagales bacterium encodes these proteins:
- the rpmF gene encoding 50S ribosomal protein L32: MPNPKHRISKARRDKRRTHYKAVAPTTGVDQTTGEAHLLHRAHWSEDKLYYRGKVVVDKSAK; this comes from the coding sequence ATGCCAAATCCGAAGCACCGAATTTCTAAAGCACGCAGAGATAAGCGCAGAACGCATTACAAAGCTGTGGCTCCAACCACAGGAGTTGACCAAACAACTGGCGAAGCCCACTTGCTTCACAGAGCACATTGGAGCGAAGACAAATTGTACTACCGCGGAAAAGTAGTGGTTGATAAAAGCGCTAAGTAA
- a CDS encoding DUF177 domain-containing protein — protein sequence MKGLRDFQIPFIGLKIGVHEFSYELNKSFFEHFPDSPIGDCEVNIKLEFDKKETLFTLNFFIDGKVSVECDRCLTPYHKEIFGDFTCYVKFAENPDEIPENDEIVFIGREQSHIDVSQLIYEYVVLCLPMQKIPCKEPGKDERCNLEVLNFLIQQEEKNNPKEPAIDPRWEALKKLNKN from the coding sequence GTGAAGGGGTTGCGGGATTTTCAAATTCCTTTTATTGGGTTGAAAATTGGTGTTCACGAGTTTAGCTACGAATTAAACAAGAGCTTTTTTGAGCACTTTCCGGATTCTCCTATTGGCGATTGCGAAGTGAACATAAAGTTAGAGTTCGACAAAAAAGAAACGCTCTTTACACTTAATTTTTTTATTGACGGAAAGGTTTCTGTGGAGTGCGACCGATGTTTAACTCCATACCATAAGGAAATTTTTGGCGATTTTACTTGCTACGTAAAGTTTGCTGAAAATCCGGACGAAATCCCCGAAAATGACGAAATAGTTTTTATCGGAAGAGAACAGTCGCACATAGATGTTTCGCAGCTTATTTACGAGTACGTGGTACTTTGCCTACCCATGCAAAAAATACCATGCAAAGAACCCGGAAAAGATGAGCGATGTAACTTAGAAGTATTGAACTTTCTGATACAACAAGAAGAAAAAAACAACCCAAAAGAACCGGCTATTGACCCACGTTGGGAAGCCTTGAAAAAACTAAATAAAAATTAG
- a CDS encoding MBL fold metallo-hydrolase yields the protein MKVTFLGTGTSAGIPLVGCNCNVCTSTDPRDNRLRCAAFIEINHTKIAIDLGPDFRQQLLREHIQQVDAVLITHPHRDHIGGLDEIRALNFTSQKAIDIYCDEFSEKGIRELHPYVFAKSDYPYLPRLHFKRIFNAPFWINDIEILPIEVMHAQMPVKGFRINNFAYITDCKTIAQSEKSKLQNLDILVLNALRDEEHYSHLTFAEAIALAQELQAKQTYFIHMSHQAGTHAARQATLPENIFLAYDGLSLAIN from the coding sequence GTGAAGGTTACATTTTTAGGAACAGGCACCAGTGCCGGAATACCTTTGGTGGGCTGCAACTGCAATGTTTGCACCAGCACCGACCCGCGCGACAACCGCCTGCGCTGCGCTGCTTTTATAGAAATAAACCACACAAAAATTGCAATTGATTTGGGACCCGATTTTCGCCAGCAACTACTGCGCGAACATATTCAACAGGTAGATGCCGTTTTAATTACACACCCGCACCGCGACCATATTGGCGGATTAGACGAAATTCGCGCCCTCAACTTTACGTCTCAAAAAGCCATAGATATTTACTGCGATGAATTTTCCGAAAAAGGTATTCGCGAACTACATCCGTATGTATTTGCCAAAAGCGATTACCCATACCTGCCCCGCTTACATTTTAAACGCATTTTTAATGCCCCTTTTTGGATAAATGATATTGAAATTTTACCGATTGAAGTAATGCACGCCCAAATGCCCGTAAAGGGTTTTAGAATAAACAACTTTGCCTATATCACCGATTGCAAAACCATTGCGCAAAGCGAAAAAAGCAAGCTGCAAAACTTAGATATATTAGTACTGAATGCACTCCGCGATGAAGAACATTATTCGCACCTCACCTTTGCCGAAGCCATTGCCCTTGCTCAAGAACTGCAAGCCAAGCAAACATATTTTATTCACATGAGCCACCAAGCAGGCACACATGCAGCGCGCCAGGCAACCCTTCCTGAAAATATTTTTTTGGCGTACGATGGGCTTTCTTTGGCAATAAATTAG
- a CDS encoding PorT family protein, with amino-acid sequence MKKQTLLIFLFPLFLLAQEAPVIRFDLDKKKNSEEKPAENTEQKIDHTYPLDEEEEVPEKPKKEKKVRQHKAAKPLPEEKEEEKPDFRNGLFKGLFFAGLNACQVDGDDASGYNYLGAHVGVGTMVKFHKYMSVSMEIVYNMKGAQRRLFSNNTADSSFRLVHDYVQVPILFNVHDKRIVMFSAGISLGYMARFKQIIGGKDYTNPDASAPIASQFLKEPRRFDVCAEAGLHFIIKEQFALGGRFSYSLLGMRDALPGSKVSKQYNNVLTFRFMYILSPKKKK; translated from the coding sequence ATGAAAAAACAAACATTGTTGATATTTCTTTTTCCGCTGTTTTTATTGGCACAGGAAGCTCCCGTTATTCGATTCGATTTGGATAAAAAGAAAAACTCCGAGGAAAAGCCTGCCGAAAATACAGAGCAAAAGATAGACCACACATATCCTTTAGATGAGGAAGAAGAAGTGCCCGAAAAACCCAAAAAGGAAAAGAAAGTGAGGCAGCATAAAGCAGCAAAACCACTACCGGAGGAAAAGGAAGAAGAAAAACCGGATTTTAGAAACGGATTGTTTAAGGGGTTGTTTTTTGCAGGTTTAAATGCCTGCCAAGTAGATGGCGATGATGCTTCGGGCTATAATTATTTGGGGGCGCATGTAGGCGTGGGCACTATGGTAAAGTTTCATAAATACATGAGTGTGAGCATGGAAATTGTGTACAACATGAAAGGCGCACAGCGGAGATTGTTTAGCAACAATACTGCCGATAGTAGCTTTAGGCTGGTACACGATTATGTGCAGGTGCCCATTTTATTTAATGTGCACGATAAGCGCATAGTAATGTTTAGCGCAGGCATATCGCTGGGTTACATGGCTCGTTTTAAGCAAATAATTGGCGGTAAAGACTATACCAATCCCGATGCCTCTGCGCCCATAGCATCGCAATTTTTAAAAGAGCCACGCAGGTTCGATGTGTGTGCCGAAGCGGGTTTACATTTTATTATTAAAGAGCAGTTTGCGCTGGGGGGCAGGTTCTCGTATTCGCTGCTTGGCATGCGCGATGCCTTGCCCGGCTCTAAAGTAAGCAAGCAATACAACAATGTGCTCACATTTAGGTTTATGTATATTTTAAGTCCAAAGAAAAAGAAGTAA
- the kdsA gene encoding 3-deoxy-8-phosphooctulonate synthase: MAALYQALQEKPFLIAGPCVIESEEICFEIAETAKQVAVQLGFTYIFKASFDKANRTSIHSFRGNGIEAGLKTLEKIKSNFQIPVTTDIHLPEHADMVKDIVDIIQIPAFLCRQTDLLQAAAQTAKIVNIKKAQFLSGTQMRYPVEKVMAAGNKQILLTERGSMFGYERLVVDYTGIIDMQQLGVPIVMDATHAVQQPGALPGKTGGNRNYALPLAKAAAAIGVRGFFFEVHPNPEMALSDGANSLYLNMLPQALHAIGALCK; encoded by the coding sequence ATGGCAGCATTGTATCAAGCACTTCAGGAAAAGCCGTTTTTAATAGCAGGACCTTGCGTAATAGAATCCGAAGAAATTTGTTTTGAAATAGCCGAAACCGCCAAGCAGGTAGCTGTGCAGTTGGGTTTTACTTATATATTTAAAGCATCGTTCGATAAGGCTAATCGCACTTCTATTCATTCTTTTAGAGGCAATGGCATAGAGGCGGGCTTAAAAACCTTAGAGAAAATAAAATCCAACTTCCAAATTCCGGTTACTACCGATATTCATTTGCCGGAACATGCCGATATGGTTAAAGATATAGTGGATATAATTCAAATACCTGCTTTTTTATGTAGGCAAACCGATTTGTTGCAGGCTGCCGCCCAAACAGCCAAAATTGTGAATATTAAGAAAGCCCAATTTTTGAGCGGCACACAAATGCGGTATCCGGTAGAAAAGGTAATGGCTGCGGGCAACAAGCAAATACTGCTTACCGAGCGCGGCAGCATGTTTGGTTACGAAAGGCTAGTAGTAGATTACACCGGAATTATAGATATGCAACAATTGGGGGTGCCCATAGTAATGGATGCTACCCATGCCGTACAGCAGCCCGGAGCCTTGCCGGGCAAAACCGGAGGCAACCGCAATTATGCACTACCGCTGGCAAAAGCCGCTGCCGCAATAGGCGTAAGAGGTTTCTTTTTTGAAGTGCACCCCAATCCTGAAATGGCACTTTCTGATGGTGCCAACTCGCTTTATTTAAACATGTTGCCGCAGGCGCTGCATGCAATTGGGGCTTTGTGCAAATAG
- a CDS encoding T9SS type A sorting domain-containing protein produces the protein MGKKFSLLALVFCWLASWAQPTNPSAQAIPYSQDFSSLTGASPVYPAGWQGWDISGSLGTSFPTAAPSVDRSIIVATNTTTSRHVADFIGKLGIMATGSAMSTACLAVNTTGYTSIGVAFDAGTQRTENSRKNVLGLQYRVGTSGTFTNVASSGYYNQMSPTNTTGTTTVGVSTITVTLPAACDNQAVVQLRWVIKDTLGSGARPGFSIDNVSVTGTASGGAAPTITSALTKTGTYGATFSYSITATNSPTSYGATGLPSGLSINTGTGDITGTPTDVGTFNVDISAANGSGTDTKTLVVTINPKSLTISGISIGNKVYDKTTTATIVGTPALVGVVGSDDVTLSGGSATFNTATVGTNKSTVVSGFVLGGTDASKYTLTQPSGLTANITPVALTVTGATATDRVYNGATTVTVGGTLAGVISGDVVTLSTTGTMANKNAGSNKAVTFAITGADAGNYTLTQPGTTVNIAQAALTATANDASKVQGAANPTFTISYTGFVGGDTEANITEPTASTTAVTGSPVGTYPITLSGGAATNYTFTLVDGTLTVTTGPCLVDASGYAGWTFSGASESSGQACSGNGVLFAATGQYVITPAINNPNKLNFNKKRSSNSTAWELKVQISTLPSGPWTDVASITSITTTCAANSEIDLSSYSGTQYLRFLDNRASGTHQRGINDITVTCLPPVACSGTPGSPTALTLSPANPDSLCSGYAASGITFSVNGSVPAGATYQWQYSTTSGSGFTDIAGADAATYNVPTGLSGNANYYRCVVTCGGSSANSNEKQIVVIALPAQPSVISGTNPACENMPGLLYSITPVAGVTYNWTVPTDWVITAGNNSTLGQITVTSDATSGSIVVTPSINGCAGPSRSLSVSTSSTIPAHVRVASSSPAFCAGVSQTFTAYPTNGGASPTYQWYKNGTLVDTNSATYTTSPSAEDRIWVEMTASGGSCVWPLVATSNLALAKNLAYDRSLVWAETFGTTGSSSVTTHTDYSHFSNSDFTVSPGIYTVDIRTTVLSPSGGSNMFFVGTGSAPAGKRVVTISNINTTNAYPNRLAFEYYKSGSFTYVDSTLFTIEISTDGTQFFPVSYPQFSGSGRWDSIVLDNVLPKASNVRLRFSSNMGGSAPPRIDNMRLYKYETASATVTAGGPTTFCAPGSVALTANPSSGNVLTYSWTGSSTANNITATTTGTYGLTITDGFGCTSTASQGVTANVCGGTQWTGNTNTNWNEVGNWSSGIPAANDDVTIPNGRPHYPVLEVDVTVGDLTVATGASFAIPADKALTVTGVLTNNGNFTVQSGGSLVQDNGSTLAGSGTFTVKRAFAGVQGSRFVGAPIYNVGVSSFGISASGTNGAQVVPIIGKCNPDSVAQNSPMGSILELKEDATPIDNCSHSLWYVKSAGTLTNARGYSMYTNGGQVLNFKGKVNNGTVTYGGLTRQSGSIGAPYTPPATQGSSTRGWHIVSNPYPSPINLKAADLTAMGFDAQIQMWQPISASSGNWIASDPLDPAGLDIAVAQGFQIRKATVGGTADFSLDNTFRKKGNPTFHKNGPRQHYLNVALAGSNGELDATMVYFYQGATDAFDSELDANRLSPSWSVPILYTVAASERMRYNAYEELNPGETKSVPLGVHSAVSDNFSLVFSDVATLTSAGITATLEDTKEQTFTPISESLNYSFTRTFGEPNERFVLHFNKANEVSGIHTAQAGKVQVYPNPSAGLVTIAMGKQHGFEKIQLFDVAGKVVLSIPVAAQDENKMVDIAMLPSGVYTLRATGSSHFVSKLIKE, from the coding sequence ATGGGTAAAAAATTTTCACTACTCGCATTAGTTTTTTGTTGGCTGGCAAGTTGGGCGCAACCCACCAATCCATCTGCGCAGGCTATTCCGTATTCACAAGATTTTTCAAGTTTAACAGGCGCTTCTCCTGTATATCCGGCAGGTTGGCAAGGGTGGGATATTAGCGGCTCTTTGGGGACATCCTTTCCCACAGCAGCACCATCTGTTGATAGGTCAATTATCGTAGCAACCAATACTACAACATCTCGCCATGTGGCAGATTTTATTGGTAAGTTGGGTATTATGGCTACGGGCAGCGCAATGAGTACGGCTTGCTTGGCAGTTAACACAACAGGATATACTTCTATTGGTGTTGCATTCGATGCAGGAACGCAAAGAACTGAAAATTCAAGAAAAAATGTGCTTGGATTACAATACAGAGTGGGTACTTCGGGTACATTTACGAATGTTGCTTCATCGGGTTATTACAATCAGATGTCTCCAACCAATACTACAGGAACAACCACAGTAGGTGTAAGTACTATTACTGTAACCCTACCTGCGGCTTGCGATAATCAAGCAGTTGTTCAACTTAGATGGGTTATTAAAGATACCCTCGGTAGCGGAGCTAGACCCGGTTTTTCTATTGATAATGTTTCAGTAACCGGTACGGCATCGGGAGGTGCAGCACCTACTATTACCAGTGCTTTAACTAAAACAGGCACTTATGGTGCAACTTTTTCATATAGCATAACGGCTACCAACAGCCCCACTTCTTATGGTGCAACAGGGTTGCCATCCGGGCTTTCTATTAATACCGGAACCGGAGATATTACCGGAACACCTACGGATGTAGGTACATTTAATGTGGATATTTCTGCTGCCAATGGCAGTGGCACCGATACCAAAACGTTAGTTGTTACTATTAACCCAAAATCATTAACTATAAGTGGAATCAGCATAGGAAATAAAGTGTATGACAAAACAACTACAGCCACTATTGTAGGAACTCCGGCTTTGGTGGGAGTTGTGGGTAGTGATGATGTAACATTGAGCGGAGGTTCAGCTACTTTTAATACTGCCACGGTGGGCACTAATAAATCAACGGTAGTTTCGGGGTTTGTTTTAGGTGGGACAGATGCGAGCAAATATACACTTACACAGCCCAGCGGATTAACTGCCAATATTACACCGGTTGCCCTCACCGTAACCGGAGCTACTGCTACCGACCGCGTTTACAATGGAGCTACCACGGTAACCGTTGGCGGTACATTAGCGGGTGTAATTAGTGGCGATGTGGTAACACTTAGTACTACCGGAACTATGGCCAACAAAAATGCCGGAAGCAATAAGGCAGTAACCTTTGCCATTACCGGAGCCGATGCGGGAAATTATACATTAACCCAACCCGGCACCACTGTAAATATTGCGCAAGCGGCACTTACTGCTACGGCAAACGATGCATCGAAAGTACAGGGTGCTGCCAATCCAACTTTTACTATTAGTTACACAGGTTTTGTGGGTGGCGATACAGAAGCCAATATAACGGAGCCAACTGCAAGTACCACGGCAGTAACTGGTTCTCCTGTGGGCACTTACCCCATTACACTTTCGGGAGGTGCGGCTACTAATTATACTTTTACATTGGTAGATGGCACTTTAACTGTAACCACAGGACCTTGTTTAGTCGATGCCTCCGGTTATGCGGGTTGGACATTCTCGGGAGCTTCGGAGTCTTCCGGGCAGGCATGTTCAGGCAATGGCGTTCTCTTTGCTGCAACAGGTCAATATGTAATTACTCCAGCCATAAACAATCCCAATAAGCTTAATTTTAATAAGAAACGAAGCAGTAATAGCACGGCTTGGGAGTTGAAAGTTCAAATAAGTACATTGCCTTCCGGTCCGTGGACTGATGTGGCAAGTATTACCAGTATTACCACTACTTGTGCTGCCAATTCGGAAATAGATCTTAGCAGCTACAGCGGTACGCAGTATCTTCGTTTCTTAGACAACAGAGCCTCCGGTACTCACCAAAGAGGGATAAATGATATTACCGTAACTTGCTTGCCTCCGGTGGCATGCAGTGGCACTCCGGGCAGCCCAACAGCACTTACGCTTTCTCCTGCCAACCCCGATTCGCTATGCAGCGGTTATGCTGCTTCGGGTATTACATTTAGCGTAAATGGCAGCGTGCCTGCAGGAGCTACCTACCAATGGCAATACTCTACAACTTCCGGATCGGGCTTTACCGATATTGCCGGAGCAGATGCGGCTACATACAATGTACCTACGGGATTATCCGGAAATGCTAATTATTACCGTTGTGTGGTAACTTGTGGCGGTAGTTCTGCCAATAGCAACGAAAAACAAATAGTGGTTATTGCCCTTCCGGCACAGCCATCGGTTATTTCGGGAACTAATCCTGCATGTGAAAATATGCCGGGCTTACTGTATAGTATTACTCCGGTTGCCGGAGTAACTTACAATTGGACAGTTCCTACCGATTGGGTAATTACCGCAGGCAATAATTCTACTTTAGGGCAAATAACAGTTACTTCCGATGCTACTTCCGGCAGTATTGTTGTTACACCTTCTATAAACGGTTGTGCAGGCCCTTCCCGTTCTCTTTCGGTTTCAACTTCATCTACTATTCCTGCTCATGTGAGAGTAGCTTCTTCTTCCCCTGCTTTTTGTGCAGGTGTGAGCCAAACATTTACGGCTTACCCAACCAATGGAGGAGCTTCGCCTACCTACCAATGGTATAAAAATGGAACTCTAGTAGACACCAACAGTGCTACTTATACCACTTCACCTAGTGCAGAAGATAGAATTTGGGTAGAAATGACCGCCAGTGGCGGGTCGTGCGTGTGGCCGTTGGTGGCAACTTCAAACCTTGCTTTAGCTAAAAATCTTGCTTACGATAGATCTTTGGTTTGGGCAGAAACTTTTGGCACTACCGGTTCATCTAGTGTAACCACCCATACCGACTATTCTCATTTTTCTAACTCCGATTTTACGGTTTCTCCGGGTATCTATACCGTAGATATTAGAACTACAGTGCTTTCTCCGAGTGGAGGTAGTAATATGTTTTTTGTGGGAACGGGTTCGGCTCCTGCAGGTAAGCGTGTGGTAACCATTTCAAATATCAATACCACCAATGCCTATCCAAACAGGTTGGCATTTGAATACTATAAATCGGGTAGTTTTACGTATGTGGATAGTACCTTGTTTACCATAGAAATAAGTACAGACGGCACACAGTTTTTTCCGGTGTCGTATCCCCAGTTTTCAGGTTCCGGGCGTTGGGACTCTATTGTGTTAGACAATGTATTGCCAAAGGCAAGCAATGTGCGGTTGAGATTTTCTAGCAATATGGGAGGCTCTGCTCCGCCACGTATAGACAATATGCGCTTATATAAATACGAAACGGCATCGGCTACTGTAACTGCCGGAGGACCTACCACTTTTTGTGCTCCGGGTAGCGTTGCATTAACTGCCAATCCTAGCAGCGGCAATGTGCTTACCTATTCTTGGACAGGTAGCAGCACCGCCAATAACATTACTGCCACAACTACCGGCACTTATGGGCTTACTATTACCGATGGGTTTGGTTGTACTTCAACCGCCAGCCAAGGAGTAACGGCTAATGTGTGTGGCGGCACTCAGTGGACAGGCAATACCAATACCAATTGGAACGAAGTTGGCAACTGGAGCAGTGGAATACCTGCTGCCAACGATGATGTAACTATTCCAAACGGCAGACCACACTACCCGGTGTTGGAAGTAGATGTAACCGTTGGAGATTTAACGGTGGCAACGGGTGCAAGTTTTGCCATTCCGGCAGATAAAGCATTAACCGTAACGGGCGTACTTACCAATAATGGTAATTTCACGGTTCAATCCGGTGGCAGTTTGGTGCAAGATAATGGTTCTACCTTGGCAGGCTCAGGCACCTTTACTGTAAAACGTGCTTTTGCAGGTGTGCAAGGTTCTAGATTTGTAGGTGCTCCTATTTACAATGTTGGTGTAAGCAGTTTTGGTATTTCGGCAAGCGGCACCAATGGCGCACAAGTTGTGCCTATTATTGGAAAATGCAATCCCGATTCGGTAGCACAAAATTCACCCATGGGGAGTATTTTGGAGTTGAAAGAAGATGCTACTCCAATAGATAATTGTTCTCACTCGTTGTGGTACGTGAAATCTGCCGGAACACTTACAAATGCAAGAGGCTATTCTATGTACACCAATGGTGGGCAAGTATTGAATTTTAAAGGAAAAGTAAATAATGGCACTGTAACTTATGGCGGATTAACACGCCAGAGCGGCTCTATTGGTGCTCCATACACACCTCCCGCCACACAAGGCAGCAGCACGCGCGGGTGGCATATTGTGAGCAATCCATACCCAAGCCCAATCAATTTAAAAGCTGCCGATTTAACAGCCATGGGCTTTGATGCACAAATACAAATGTGGCAACCAATCAGCGCATCGAGTGGCAACTGGATTGCCAGCGACCCATTAGATCCCGCAGGTTTAGATATTGCCGTTGCACAAGGTTTCCAAATAAGAAAAGCAACAGTAGGCGGCACAGCAGATTTTTCGCTGGATAATACGTTTAGAAAAAAGGGAAATCCAACCTTCCATAAAAACGGACCGCGCCAGCATTACCTGAATGTGGCTTTGGCAGGCAGCAATGGCGAATTAGATGCTACTATGGTTTATTTTTACCAAGGCGCTACCGATGCTTTTGATAGTGAGTTGGATGCCAACAGGCTAAGCCCAAGTTGGAGTGTGCCAATACTTTACACAGTAGCTGCCAGCGAAAGAATGCGCTACAATGCTTACGAAGAATTGAATCCGGGTGAAACAAAATCGGTTCCTCTGGGTGTGCATAGTGCTGTTTCCGATAATTTTTCTTTGGTGTTTAGCGATGTGGCAACCTTAACAAGTGCAGGCATTACCGCTACGCTCGAAGATACCAAAGAACAAACCTTTACGCCTATCTCCGAATCGTTGAATTACAGCTTTACAAGAACCTTTGGTGAACCAAACGAGCGCTTTGTATTACATTTCAATAAAGCTAATGAAGTAAGCGGCATACACACCGCCCAAGCCGGTAAGGTGCAGGTATATCCAAACCCAAGCGCAGGTTTAGTTACCATTGCTATGGGTAAGCAACACGGATTTGAAAAAATTCAACTTTTTGATGTGGCAGGAAAAGTAGTACTGTCTATTCCAGTGGCGGCTCAAGACGAAAATAAAATGGTGGATATTGCTATGCTTCCATCGGGTGTTTACACATTGAGAGCCACAGGCAGCAGCCACTTTGTTTCGAAATTGATAAAAGAGTAA
- a CDS encoding T9SS type A sorting domain-containing protein translates to MQKFYALLVACGLWGTATYCQSFTPGNIVVVRVGDGSVSLDSKSQPVFLDEYSVTGQLVQSKALPTATNGNHHRLTLSGSAVSEGALTLSANKQYLCLAGYDTTVGAASVTSLSVGRVAAIVDANGNINTQTGIVAGSAYKTSNIRGAATNDGTGVWFSGAGSSSSGGTYYVPADSFTATPTKISAAPTNTRVVNVFGGQLYLSSASSTFFGVSEVGSGLPTTSGQTTTSLSGVNDSSSYAFVLFDVDATEPGNDLLYLVNDNTTKGGVLKYSKVAGTWVSNGRLASSNSFRGLALIEACGSVSGYVASQDSICAFTDMAGYNQPINASITALVGKATNTVFRGIAFAPGTSAGSAPVASLGATTNVKCFGDSTGSATVNVTGGTGTITYAWSDNGTGASRNNLQQGVYSVTVSDQLGCTTVVTNIGITQPAAALGANVAKLDVACFGESNGSIVIAGTGGTAPYQYAWSSGNGTNLAAGVYTITVTDTNNCQLVKTDTVKQPTPLVLNAVKGNITCGSTNNGSLALNTAGGNGGNTYLWNDNDTTVSRSNLTAGAYSVTVTDSKGCTAERKDTILQTANLNVTGTATDVACYGGSNGAISVVTTGGTGNYNYTWSSSASGANPTNLAVGVYTVTVDDGTGCTGTQTFTVAQPDSLNLSGQVTNVSSAGGADGAIVLTVSGGTPNYDYDWGNSVVTKDRSNLTAGTYTVTVTDDKGCTQSSAFTVSQPTGLKEIGEIIWVKNAGTSGGNVWFEVNTVTTCDVHISTFTANGTLVAQQTVKDVSSQLVAINTESFVAGMYFVRFKAEGKTVTVKIAVSKQ, encoded by the coding sequence ATGCAGAAGTTCTACGCTTTGTTGGTTGCTTGTGGTTTGTGGGGCACAGCTACTTATTGCCAATCTTTTACTCCCGGAAATATAGTGGTGGTGCGAGTTGGCGATGGTTCCGTTTCTTTAGATAGCAAATCGCAACCTGTTTTTTTAGATGAGTATTCCGTTACAGGGCAGTTGGTGCAATCAAAAGCATTGCCTACTGCTACCAATGGCAATCACCATAGATTAACGCTTAGTGGCTCTGCTGTTTCTGAGGGCGCTTTAACGCTTTCTGCCAATAAGCAGTATTTGTGTTTGGCAGGGTACGATACTACTGTTGGTGCTGCCAGCGTTACCTCATTATCGGTTGGCAGAGTGGCTGCAATCGTAGATGCAAATGGAAATATAAATACCCAAACGGGCATAGTGGCAGGAAGTGCCTATAAAACCAGTAATATTAGAGGTGCTGCAACCAATGATGGTACCGGTGTTTGGTTTAGTGGTGCAGGAAGTAGCTCTTCGGGCGGCACTTACTATGTACCCGCAGATAGCTTTACCGCCACGCCAACTAAAATAAGTGCTGCTCCAACCAATACAAGAGTTGTAAATGTTTTTGGTGGGCAATTGTATCTTTCTTCTGCTTCCAGCACTTTTTTTGGTGTTAGCGAAGTGGGTAGCGGCTTGCCAACTACTTCAGGGCAAACCACTACCTCTTTAAGTGGTGTAAACGATAGCTCCAGTTATGCTTTCGTGCTATTTGATGTAGATGCTACCGAGCCGGGCAACGACTTGCTGTATTTGGTAAATGATAACACAACTAAGGGTGGTGTTCTTAAATACAGCAAAGTAGCAGGAACATGGGTAAGCAATGGTAGATTGGCTTCATCTAATTCTTTTAGAGGTTTGGCGCTTATAGAGGCATGCGGAAGCGTAAGCGGATATGTGGCTTCTCAAGATTCTATTTGCGCATTTACCGATATGGCTGGATACAATCAACCTATAAATGCTAGCATTACGGCATTGGTGGGCAAAGCAACCAACACTGTTTTTAGAGGTATTGCTTTTGCTCCAGGCACCAGCGCAGGCAGCGCCCCGGTTGCATCTTTGGGAGCTACTACAAACGTAAAATGTTTTGGAGACTCTACAGGTAGTGCTACTGTGAATGTAACAGGCGGAACCGGAACCATAACGTACGCATGGAGCGATAACGGTACAGGTGCAAGCAGAAACAATTTACAGCAAGGAGTTTACAGTGTAACAGTATCGGATCAACTGGGCTGCACCACTGTAGTAACCAATATCGGCATTACGCAGCCGGCAGCAGCATTAGGAGCCAATGTGGCTAAGTTAGATGTTGCCTGCTTTGGCGAGAGCAACGGCTCAATTGTTATTGCAGGTACCGGAGGCACGGCACCATATCAGTACGCTTGGAGTAGCGGCAATGGTACTAATCTGGCAGCAGGTGTATATACCATTACCGTTACCGATACTAACAATTGCCAACTTGTAAAAACCGATACCGTGAAACAGCCTACACCATTAGTATTGAATGCGGTGAAAGGAAATATAACTTGTGGCAGCACCAATAATGGTTCTTTAGCTTTAAACACAGCAGGCGGCAATGGCGGCAATACATATTTGTGGAACGATAATGATACTACGGTTAGTAGAAGTAATTTAACAGCAGGCGCTTATAGTGTAACCGTAACCGATAGTAAAGGATGTACAGCAGAGCGAAAAGATACCATTTTGCAAACTGCAAATTTAAACGTAACGGGCACAGCTACAGATGTTGCTTGCTATGGCGGTAGTAATGGTGCTATTTCGGTAGTAACAACCGGAGGTACCGGCAACTATAATTACACATGGAGCAGCAGTGCAAGTGGGGCAAATCCTACAAACCTTGCAGTAGGTGTTTATACAGTTACGGTAGATGATGGAACCGGCTGCACAGGCACACAAACCTTTACCGTTGCACAACCCGATTCGCTGAATTTGAGTGGGCAGGTAACAAACGTAAGCAGCGCAGGAGGTGCTGATGGTGCTATTGTACTTACAGTAAGCGGAGGCACTCCTAATTACGATTACGATTGGGGAAATAGCGTTGTTACCAAAGATCGCAGTAACCTAACTGCAGGTACTTACACCGTTACTGTAACGGACGATAAGGGCTGTACCCAAAGCAGTGCTTTCACCGTTTCGCAACCAACAGGTTTAAAAGAAATTGGAGAAATAATTTGGGTGAAAAATGCAGGAACCAGTGGCGGAAATGTTTGGTTTGAAGTAAATACCGTAACCACTTGCGATGTACACATTTCTACTTTTACTGCAAATGGAACATTGGTGGCGCAGCAAACGGTTAAAGACGTTAGCAGCCAGTTGGTTGCCATCAATACCGAAAGTTTTGTTGCGGGAATGTACTTTGTGCGTTTCAAAGCCGAAGGAAAAACAGTTACCGTAAAAATAGCTGTAAGTAAACAGTAA